TTGACGCTCTGGCCGTCGACCAGCAGGTCGCCGCCCTCGATGGTTTCGAGCACATTGATGCAGCGCAGGAAGGTGGACTTGCCCGAGCCCGAGGGCCCCACCACCACCACGACCTCGCCGGCGTCGATGTTCAGGGAAATGCCGTCGAGCACGGTGGAATCGCCGAAGCGCTTGGTGACGTTGTGGAACTCGACCATGCTCATAGTATGCGCATCCTTTTTTCGGCCAGGCGCAGCGCCAGGGCCAGCGCGCCGGTCAGGATCAGGTAGATGATGGCCACCGCCGACCAGATTTCCACCGCCCGGAAGTTGCTGGCCATGATTTCCTGGCCCTGCCGGGTCAGCTCGGCCACGCCGATCACGATGAACAGCGACGAGTCTTTCAGGCTGATGATGCACTGGTTGCCCAGCGGCGGAATCATGCGGCGAAACGCCACCGGTCCGATGATGTGCAGCAGGATCTTGTAGAACGGCAGGCCCATGGCCTGCCCGGCCTCTTTCAGCCCCTTGTGCACCGACAGCAGCGAGCCGCGCACGATCTCGGCGATGTAGGCGCCCGA
This genomic window from Bordetella petrii contains:
- the glnP gene encoding glutamine ABC transporter permease GlnP, which encodes MQFDWSVIWASMPNLLDGTLMTVKITFWGLVGGFVLGALAGVARAYGPWLLSAIAQVYIAVIRGTPIVVQVMFIYFALPLMVPGLRVDAIWAAIATLIINSGAYIAEIVRGSLLSVHKGLKEAGQAMGLPFYKILLHIIGPVAFRRMIPPLGNQCIISLKDSSLFIVIGVAELTRQGQEIMASNFRAVEIWSAVAIIYLILTGALALALRLAEKRMRIL